The Megalops cyprinoides isolate fMegCyp1 chromosome 19, fMegCyp1.pri, whole genome shotgun sequence genome has a window encoding:
- the aldh16a1 gene encoding aldehyde dehydrogenase family 16 member A1 — MAGSTTKSVHDIFESMEYGPASSNTSTAQSWLESHSHALGLFINGAFVCPSDRQACNVTDASGQRLCSTVCAADEDVSLSASSSLTGFKAWSELSCYQRAKVFQSFGSGLQRHSQCLAELCEMVQSPSSVSALVRLVQYYSGWAQLRDVHVSGWTPQGVVAVAVSDDCSLYSLLLKVLPALAVGNAVIVIPGCGTALPALLIGSLFHEAGLPAGTLNVVTGKDLSLGIKVAQNPKINCFTYCGNKKEGEMLSRETAGWGVPVSLSLSANAVCPFIIFESADIDSAVDGVIETAFKKKKEWQWVLCVQESVWESVVARLKVRMAGMKCLPLLAESDRHIVEAAVQEAQQQGANVVQPCPPPSSLSLYPPTVLCGVAPSCPCVVAPPPGPLLPMLSFRTAGEGLTIGNHSPHGQAASVWTEDLTLALESAKSLSVGTVWVNSHSVFDPSLCLSGVKESGNCTDGGQEGLFQFLRPSLSPPLPRSRPLSVDYVKFGSAASRPPIPGGAETAGPARAPRSYLQLVGGRQCKSDSGSSIAILAPDGSVLAYCPDGGRKDVRNAVEAAIKVQPGWKKRSPVSRSQALYSLAASIDLRKRDMAVSLQAQTGLSLEEAEREVELSISRLCDWAAHSDKVGGGVQSLPQSGSALSLPEPHGVVGVVLPDRWTLLSLVSLLGASLAAGNAVVMVPSEKHPLPALDFIQVLQSSDIPEGVVSIITGGRDQLTQAMANHSVIQAIWYWGSQEGCQYLQYTCCNPLKSLWLHCEEQGGAEGKGEGRDWALSHPSLLEEMWRQATHWKSVWIPTA, encoded by the exons ATGGCAGGTAGTACTACAAAATCAGTCCACGATATTTTTGAGTCGATGGAGTATGGACCAGCTAGTTCCAACACTTCGACAGCACAG TCCTGGCTGGAGAGTCACTCACATGCTCTTGGTCTCTTTATCAACGGGGCATTTGTCTGTCCATCAGACCGGCAGGCATGCAACGTAACCGATGCCTCAG gccaAAGGctgtgcagcactgtgtgtgcagcagatgAAGATGTTTCCCTCTCGGCCTCCTCCTCACTCACTGGATTCAAAGCCTGGAGCGAGTTGAGCTGCTATCAAAGGGCCAAGGTTTTCCAAAG ttTTGGCAGTGGTCTTCAGAGACACAGCCAGTGCCTGGCCGAGCTGTGTGAGATGGTTCAGTCTCCCAGCTCTGTGTCTGCGCTGGTCCGGCTGGTGCAGTACTACAGTGGGTGGGCTCAGCTCAGAGATGTGCATGTTTCTGGCTGGACTCCTCAAG GTGTGGTGGCTGTGGCTGTCTCTGATGACTGCTCCCTGTATTCCCTCCTGCTGAAAGTCTTACCAGCATTAGCTGTGG GCAACGCCGTCATTGTGATTCCTGGCTGTGGAACTGCCCTTCCTGCGCTCTTGATTGGCAGCCTTTTTCATGAGGCGGGGCTTCCTGCGGGGACACTGAACGTTGTCACCGGAAAAGATCTGAGCCTGGGGATCAAAGTGGCTCAAAATCCCAAGATAAACTGTTTCACTTACTGTGGGAATAAGAAG GAGGGAGAAATGCTGAGCAGAGAGACTGCAGGGTGGGgagtccctgtctctctctccctgtctgccaaTGCAGTCTGTCCTTTCATCATCTTTGAGTCTGCTGATATTGACAGCGCTGTGGATGGAGTAATAGAGACTgccttcaaaaagaaaaaagag TGGCagtgggtgctgtgtgtgcaggagtCAGTTTGGGAAAGCGTTGTTGCACGGCTGAAGGTTCGAATGGCAGGAATGAAGTGTTTGCCTCTCTTGGCTGAGTCTGATCGGCACATTGTTGAGGCTGCAGTACAGGAAGCTCAACAGCAGGGGGCAAAT GTGGTCCAGCCTTGCCCTccgccctcctccctctccctttacCCCCCGACTGTATTGTGCGGGGTAGCTCCCTCATGCCCCTGTGTGGTTGCTCCACCTCCTGGACCTCTCTTACCTATGCTCTCCTTCAGAACTGCTGGAGAGGGGCTCACCATTG GAAACCACAGTCCACATGGACAGGCTGCGTCCGTCTGGACAGAGGACCTGACTCTGGCTCTGGAGAGCGCCAAAAG TCTGTCTGTGGGCACAGTGTGGGTGaactctcactctgtctttgacccgtctctctgtctctccggcGTGAAGGAGAGTGGGAACTGCACCGACGGAGGTCAAGAG ggtcTGTTTCAGTTCCTgcggccctctctctctcctcctctgcctcgcTCCCGTCCACTCTCTGTGGATTATGTCAAATTTGGGAGCGCTGCATCGAGACCCCCCATTCCCGGAGGAGCTGAAACCGCTGGTCCTGCCAG gGCCCCGCGCTCCTATCTTCAGCTTGTCGGAGGCCGGCAGTGCAAGTCTGATTCTGGGAGCAGTATCGCGATTTTGGCACCAGATGGCAGTGTGCTCGCTTACTGCCCTGATGGGGGTAGGAAAGACGTTCGCAATGCAGTGGAGGCTGCCATAAAAGTCCAGCCAGG CTGGAAGAAGAGAAGCCCTGTCTCTCGCTCGCAGGCACTCTATTCTCTTGCCGCAAGCATAGATCTGAGGAAGCGAGATATGGCAGTGTCGCTTCAGGCTCAAACCGGCCTCTCAttggaggaggcagagagggaggtggagctTAGCATTTCTCGGCTCTGTGATTGGGCTGCCCACTCTGACAAAGTAGGGGGAGGCGTGCAG TCTCTCCCCCAGTCTGGCTCCGCTCTGTCTTTACCAGAGCCACATGGAGTGGTGGGCGTGGTCCTCCCTGACAGATGGACCCTCCTCTCCTTGGTTTCTTTGCTTGGGGCGTCCCTTGCAGCTGGCAATGCTGTTGTCATGGTACCCAGTGAGAAACACCCACTTCCTGCCTTAGACTTTATTCAG GTCTTGCAGTCTTCTGACATCCCAGAGGGTGTGGTCAGCATCATCACAGGAGGCAGAGACCAGCTGACTCAGGCAATGGCCAATCACAGCGTCATACAGGCCATATGGTACTGGGGCAGTCAAGAG GGTTGCCAATACCTGCAGTACACCTGCTGCAATCCCCTGAAGAGCTTGTGGCTTCACTGTGAGGAACAAGGAGGGGCTgaagggaaaggagaggggagggactgggctctctctcatccctcacTTCTGGAGGAGATGTGGAGGCAGGCCACACACTGGAAGAGTGTGTGGATACCTACagcttag